One genomic segment of Alicycliphilus denitrificans K601 includes these proteins:
- a CDS encoding SDR family NAD(P)-dependent oxidoreductase has protein sequence MAQKMVQDKVVVVTGAGGGIGRDMALALAAAGAKVVVNDIGTSTTGEGQDAGPAQKVVEEIRAAGGQAVANMDSVAEAAAAGRIVQCALDHFGRIDGVVNNAGILRDRFFHKMSLDEWDAVVKVHLYGSYYMARAAANHFKEQESGAFVHMTSTSGLIGNFGQANYSAAKLGLVALSKSIALDMQKFNVRSNCIAPFAWSRMIGSIPTDTPEQQARVAKIQQMTPNKIAPLAVYLLSDAAKDVNAQVFAVRNNEIFLMSQPRPVRSVHRSEGWTPEFIAEHGMPALKSSFVPMERSGDVFSWDPV, from the coding sequence ATGGCGCAGAAGATGGTGCAGGACAAGGTAGTGGTGGTCACGGGTGCCGGCGGCGGCATAGGGCGCGACATGGCGCTGGCCCTGGCGGCAGCGGGTGCCAAGGTGGTGGTCAACGACATCGGCACCTCCACCACGGGCGAGGGCCAGGACGCCGGCCCCGCGCAGAAGGTGGTCGAGGAGATCCGCGCCGCAGGCGGCCAGGCCGTGGCCAACATGGACAGCGTGGCCGAGGCCGCAGCGGCCGGCCGCATCGTGCAGTGCGCGCTGGACCACTTCGGCCGCATCGACGGCGTGGTCAACAACGCCGGCATCCTGCGCGACCGCTTCTTCCACAAGATGAGCCTGGACGAGTGGGACGCCGTGGTCAAGGTGCACCTGTACGGCAGCTACTACATGGCGCGCGCGGCCGCCAACCACTTCAAGGAGCAGGAGAGCGGCGCCTTCGTGCACATGACCTCCACCTCGGGCCTGATCGGCAACTTCGGCCAGGCCAACTACAGCGCGGCCAAGCTGGGGCTGGTGGCGCTGTCCAAGTCCATCGCGCTGGACATGCAGAAGTTCAACGTGCGCTCCAACTGCATCGCGCCGTTCGCCTGGAGCCGCATGATCGGTTCCATCCCCACCGACACGCCCGAGCAGCAGGCGCGCGTGGCCAAGATCCAGCAGATGACGCCCAACAAGATCGCGCCGCTGGCCGTGTACCTGCTGTCGGACGCCGCCAAGGACGTGAACGCCCAGGTGTTCGCCGTGCGCAACAACGAGATCTTCCTCATGAGCCAGCCGCGCCCCGTGCGCTCGGTGCACCGCAGCGAGGGCTGGACGCCCGAGTTCATCGCCGAGCACGGCATGCCGGCGCTCAAGAGCAGCTTCGTGCCCATGGAGCGCTCGGGCGACGTGTTCAGCTGGGACCCGGTGTAA